A portion of the Lysinibacillus timonensis genome contains these proteins:
- a CDS encoding site-2 protease family protein gives MKNKKIWGVLFATGLLLLSKFKFVLVILKVLKLQTLISMAIYLWTYALLYGWKFATAFVYLIFVHEMGHTYAARRLKLPVSPAIFIPFVGAAIAMKEMPKSAKDEAYLAYMGPVFGLLAFLPAFPLYFYSEDPFWALVIFLGGLLNLTNLIPITPLDGGRIAAGISTKLWALGLMILLGYSIYYSSVLWFIVTIVGAIQWYKIYKQQKNLVNDEKEVASYIEINEQLREHVQHASVSNFTYYARSFRGNITNESLLETFTILDNVEESETSEEEDRSQINEFLFRFNEQVQKLKRDYEQSAAYYKTDKKTKVKLFLIYMGLVVILAACTYYGNTIIMESDGMRTIIENG, from the coding sequence TTGAAGAATAAGAAAATTTGGGGTGTACTATTCGCCACAGGGTTATTACTCTTATCTAAATTTAAATTCGTATTAGTTATCTTAAAAGTATTGAAGTTACAAACGCTCATTAGTATGGCGATCTATTTATGGACGTATGCTCTTCTATACGGTTGGAAGTTTGCAACTGCTTTTGTTTATTTAATATTCGTTCATGAGATGGGACATACATACGCTGCCCGGAGGCTTAAGTTACCTGTAAGTCCTGCGATTTTTATCCCGTTTGTAGGAGCGGCGATTGCCATGAAGGAAATGCCGAAAAGCGCTAAGGATGAAGCCTATTTAGCCTATATGGGCCCGGTTTTTGGACTGCTCGCCTTTTTGCCAGCGTTTCCATTGTATTTTTATAGTGAAGACCCGTTTTGGGCGCTAGTAATCTTCTTAGGTGGGTTACTAAATTTAACGAATTTAATTCCGATTACTCCTTTGGACGGTGGAAGGATTGCAGCTGGGATTAGTACGAAATTATGGGCATTAGGGTTAATGATATTACTAGGCTATTCCATTTATTACTCTAGTGTATTATGGTTTATTGTTACGATTGTTGGAGCAATACAGTGGTATAAAATATACAAGCAGCAAAAAAATCTTGTGAACGATGAAAAAGAAGTTGCGTCGTATATTGAAATCAACGAGCAGCTTAGAGAACATGTTCAACATGCATCTGTGAGTAACTTTACGTATTATGCAAGATCGTTTAGAGGAAATATAACCAATGAATCGTTGTTAGAGACATTTACTATTTTAGATAATGTTGAAGAATCTGAAACATCTGAAGAGGAAGATCGAAGTCAAATCAACGAATTTCTTTTCCGTTTTAATGAACAGGTTCAGAAGCTGAAACGTGATTACGAACAATCAGCTGCATATTATAAAACAGACAAAAAGACAAAAGTAAAACTGTTTCTGATTTATATGGGTCTAGTTGTCATATTAGCAGCATGTACTTACTATGGAAACACCATCATCATGGAATCTGATGGAATGAGGACGATTATAGAAAACGGATAG
- a CDS encoding methyl-accepting chemotaxis protein gives MKFLKNLKVLQKLILLIALFTVSVIIIGFISLSSLSSTVKSSNTIYKDQLIPSQLINSISVNSRGITAGLLELMVTTDIERNEFLSEDLDEDQEEIVSLLDELNSMALSSEIKTQLQTLGTINEELNVLRDIVRDLALINQNDDAYIVFQNELEPKREQMVEILDIIEGLNTTEAQKAYDEAVATANHANSTILTTIILALLISIGLGLFISRLITRPIKKIQHLLGQVANGDLTVRGDYQSKDEIGILNNSFNQMVESVNTVIGTVGNTSEQVAASSEQLSASAEQSTRASEHISATTQELVVGAENQVEIIKESTTLIEKINHGTQQIVSNTDIVANTVNEASRLSSEGRKVISEVNTQMEFIDGTVTSLVDSFTELSNRSKEIGQIIEVITGIAAQTNLLALNAAIEAARAGEHGKGFAVVADEVRKLAEESAHSAQQISQLVAAIQQDTDQTMQTVNNATGEVKQGISVVQVAGNTFSQIESVITDAVPQIENIKENIHHLLTGMNHVNSSIVDVSEVATETAASTQSVTAATEEQLASMEEITASSQSLAKLAEDLQSLIKQFKI, from the coding sequence ATGAAGTTTTTAAAAAATTTGAAAGTATTACAAAAGCTGATACTCTTAATCGCATTATTTACAGTATCAGTTATCATTATAGGATTCATCAGTTTATCTAGTCTTTCAAGCACCGTGAAAAGTTCAAACACCATTTACAAAGACCAATTAATACCTAGTCAATTAATAAATTCAATTAGTGTCAATAGTCGCGGTATTACTGCTGGGTTATTAGAGCTAATGGTGACGACAGATATCGAGCGCAATGAATTTTTAAGTGAAGATTTAGATGAGGACCAGGAAGAAATTGTTTCATTATTAGATGAACTAAATTCCATGGCGCTATCTAGTGAAATCAAAACACAACTGCAAACATTGGGTACAATAAATGAAGAGTTAAATGTTCTAAGAGATATAGTTAGAGATTTAGCGTTAATAAATCAAAATGACGATGCTTACATCGTTTTCCAAAACGAATTAGAGCCAAAACGCGAACAAATGGTTGAGATTTTGGACATAATTGAAGGGCTAAATACGACCGAAGCACAGAAAGCCTACGATGAAGCAGTAGCAACGGCTAACCACGCTAATAGCACCATACTTACTACGATCATCTTAGCTTTACTAATTTCAATCGGTCTAGGATTATTCATTTCAAGACTTATTACACGCCCTATTAAGAAGATTCAACATTTATTAGGTCAAGTAGCCAATGGTGATCTTACAGTTAGAGGAGACTACCAATCTAAAGATGAGATTGGTATATTAAATAATTCGTTTAACCAAATGGTCGAGAGCGTGAATACGGTTATCGGTACAGTTGGTAACACTTCTGAACAAGTTGCAGCCTCTTCTGAACAACTTAGTGCAAGTGCCGAACAAAGTACAAGAGCTAGCGAACATATTTCTGCAACGACTCAAGAACTAGTTGTTGGAGCTGAAAATCAAGTAGAGATTATTAAAGAAAGTACAACTCTCATAGAAAAAATTAATCATGGTACACAACAAATTGTAAGTAATACAGACATCGTTGCGAATACGGTAAATGAAGCATCTCGATTATCTTCTGAAGGAAGAAAAGTAATTAGCGAAGTCAATACACAGATGGAATTCATTGATGGGACGGTCACATCTTTAGTAGATTCATTTACAGAACTATCAAACCGTTCAAAAGAAATTGGACAAATCATTGAGGTCATTACAGGTATTGCAGCGCAAACAAATCTACTTGCCTTAAATGCGGCTATTGAAGCAGCAAGAGCAGGTGAACATGGAAAAGGCTTTGCCGTTGTAGCAGATGAAGTTCGAAAACTTGCAGAAGAGTCTGCTCATTCGGCTCAACAAATTAGTCAGTTAGTTGCAGCAATCCAACAAGACACCGACCAGACAATGCAGACTGTGAATAATGCGACTGGTGAAGTAAAACAAGGAATTTCTGTTGTTCAAGTTGCAGGTAATACATTTAGTCAAATTGAGTCCGTGATTACGGATGCCGTACCGCAAATTGAAAATATTAAAGAAAACATTCATCATTTGCTAACTGGCATGAACCACGTAAATAGCTCAATTGTCGATGTTAGTGAAGTGGCGACTGAAACTGCAGCTAGCACACAATCCGTAACAGCAGCAACAGAGGAACAACTTGCATCGATGGAAGAAATCACTGCATCCTCACAATCCCTTGCAAAATTAGCAGAAGATCTCCAATCACTTATTAAACAGTTTAAAATTTAA